From the genome of Candidatus Schekmanbacteria bacterium:
AAAGGACTTCGCAGCTTTAAGCCCCTTCCTTTTGTTTGTTCGAATGCTGTTAAGTTTATATTGTTAAAATAGTAATTATTGCTATAATTTGTAAAAAAATTTAGCTAATAAGTGATAAGAAAATTAAAAGGAGCGAAGAGAATGGCAAGGATAAATATAGCAAAAATCTCAGCACCTGAACAGGCAATGTTTGAGAAGAAGGGAATCAAGATTCGAACAGATTTGTCAGTGGAAGAGGTTGAAAAGGAAATCGTAGATTATCTTGCTTCAAACAATGTGCTTCATCTTGCAACCTGCAGCAATAATATTCCCCGCTCGACTCCTCTTGAATACCACAGCGAAGGAATGAATCTATATGTCATATCTGAAGGTGGCGGAAAATTTGCCAACTTGAAAGTGAACCCTAAAGTCTCTGTGTCAATTGCTTCCGAATATAAACCGCTCGAGGATTTTTTTGGCGCCCGGGGTGTCCAAATATGGGGAGAGGCACAGGTTTGCACAAAACAAAGCAATCCTGAACTCTTCGAAGAGGGTTTGAGGGTTATCAACCCATTAGAAGTCCTAAAACAACTTGGCATTACACAGCTTCCCGAGAGTTTCAACTATAAGATAATTAAAATAATTCCTGAAAAGATTGCTTATAATTATTTGAGAGGTGGTTTCAGGATGGTTACTTGGTATAGGGATTGAAGTGACAATGTTCAAAAAAATTACGAAATCTCTATTGGTTATTTTTTTGTCTCTTTTAATTGTTAATACTGCTGAGGCAAAGAAGAAAAAACTTATAATTAAAAGCTCATCTTCCAATATAAAAGTTGGAGAGAATGAAACTTTTAAAGCTAAAATAAAACCCCCGGGAAAAAACTATAAAAATGTTGAGTGGACAATCAGCGGAATTTCAGGCATAGATAACGGAATAATCGATGAAAGTGGAGTTTATACTGCCCCTTCGGTGATAACATACACGAAGATTATCACCGACAGAATGGATACGAATGAGTATATTACATCGACTGTTACTGCGAAAGCCATTGATGTAATAATAAAGGCGAAGAGTAAAAAAGCAGGCATCAAGAATGCTACGAAAAAGATAACTGTCTATGACCCTCCTGCAGTCCTTGATGTTTCGTTGAAACCAGCCAAATTTACAATTGTCGTAAAGAAGAAGCAAAAATTATCTCTAAATGTCAAGAAGAAGGGAAGCGGCGCCTCTTCAGATATTTCGTGGCACTTTTTTGTGGGAGGGAAGTCTGCAGAAAATGAAGTATTTGATGGAAGTGCTGGCAAGATTGTAAAGAAGGGCAAAAAGTTTTACTATAAAGCTCCTTCAAAAAAGGAGAACAAAACAGTCTATATAGTTGCCCGCAGTGAACTTGACAAAACAAGATATGCTTCTGCAAAAGCAGTTGTCATGAAAACAAAACCCAAACTTCTTGTTTCAGGAATTTCACCGATAGTGGATTTTGGTACTGTTAAAATTGGAGAAGATGTAACAGGAAGAGAAAGGACTTTTTCATTGATTTCATCTACAGGGGAAGGTGTCGAGTGGCAGGTGACTAATATTCCTACTTGGATTGCCGTTGAGCCATTGCGCGATAAAACACCTTCAAATGTCCTTATACGTATTTCAAGCACATCGAGTTTGAGGCCCGGTTTTAATCAGGGTGTTATTGTTTTCAAGAGTCAGAAGACCGGCTATAAGAAAGCAAAACTGAAAGTTTTTATCAATGCCACTGAGTAGATAAGAGCCATTAGAAAATATTCTTGGTCTGCAGCTTTCATATTTATGGTTTTTCTTCTATAGATTGAGGCGGACTTCCTTTTTTTTTGAGCATTTCATATTTATGGTTGAAAAATTCTGCCAATGTCCCTAACAGCCTATAAAAGCGCAAATGGTAGAAAAACCTTTTTTCTTTATTGACAGCAAATAAAAGCCAAAAAGCAGGCTTGATGAATTTTTTGAAAAGCCATCTTGGAATTCCAAAAAATCTCACATATTCCTGTCTGTCATAATAATTATGCTTCATTCTAGTGAATGATGCCCCTGATTTGAAATACCATTGTTTGATATATTTCTTTGATGAGCGCGATTCAGGGACAAAATGTGAAACCACTGCTTTTGGATAATAAAGCGCTTTTTCTCCATGGGCAAGCATTCTCCAAATGAATTCAGTATCTTCATGAAGTCCACCTGTCTTTAAT
Proteins encoded in this window:
- a CDS encoding pyridoxamine 5'-phosphate oxidase family protein, with translation MARINIAKISAPEQAMFEKKGIKIRTDLSVEEVEKEIVDYLASNNVLHLATCSNNIPRSTPLEYHSEGMNLYVISEGGGKFANLKVNPKVSVSIASEYKPLEDFFGARGVQIWGEAQVCTKQSNPELFEEGLRVINPLEVLKQLGITQLPESFNYKIIKIIPEKIAYNYLRGGFRMVTWYRD